In a single window of the Vibrio celticus genome:
- a CDS encoding TetR/AcrR family transcriptional regulator, which translates to MAKTAKFDRQDVVDKATNLYWEKGFHATSMRNLQDVIDMRPGSIYATFGSKEGLFKETLARYTELGILNLNRFRSETDSPIKALESFVKRAVVESKQSSPNGMCMLAKTVAELTDEHAELLEEAKKSLKIMEGEFAKLIAEAQELGEISKEREPTQLARHVQVQIAGLRTYAKTCDDIDLLNSMVEDVFKYHPF; encoded by the coding sequence ATGGCCAAGACCGCGAAGTTCGATAGACAAGACGTAGTAGATAAAGCAACGAACCTGTATTGGGAAAAGGGCTTTCACGCGACATCTATGCGTAACCTGCAAGATGTGATTGATATGCGTCCGGGTAGCATCTACGCGACGTTTGGCAGCAAAGAAGGTCTGTTTAAAGAGACGCTTGCTCGCTATACCGAACTTGGCATCCTCAATCTGAACCGTTTCCGCAGCGAAACAGATTCTCCGATCAAAGCACTCGAAAGCTTCGTAAAACGTGCGGTGGTCGAATCAAAACAAAGTTCGCCAAATGGCATGTGTATGCTAGCGAAAACAGTCGCAGAACTGACTGATGAACATGCAGAATTATTGGAAGAAGCGAAGAAATCACTGAAGATCATGGAAGGTGAGTTCGCTAAGCTGATTGCCGAAGCTCAAGAGCTAGGTGAGATCAGTAAAGAGCGAGAACCGACTCAACTTGCTCGACATGTTCAAGTTCAGATCGCAGGCCTGCGTACCTACGCGAAAACCTGTGACGACATCGATTTACTTAACTCAATGGTTGAAGACGTATTTAAGTATCATCCTTTCTAA
- a CDS encoding fructose-specific PTS transporter subunit EIIC, protein MDITNIIEPEIICLDLQADSKQAVFEELVELLDRAGKLSNKREFLDDIWKREAIGNTGFDDGIAIPHAKSTAVAKPAVAVGISRSGIDYGADGGELSDVFFMLASPDNHDDHHIEVLAQISTRLIEDGFVTKLKAVESVGEAQELFLEANFEPFDSYASSHHEVYVEPLSPWAQSLNRLKEHLLYGTSHMIPFVVAGGVLLSLSVMMSGHGAVPESGVLADIAQMGIAGLTLFTAVLGGYIAYSMADKPGLAPGMIGSWVAVNQYNTGFLGAIVVGFFAGFVVNLLKKIKLPDSMISLSSIFIYPLVGTFVTCGAVMWVIGSPIAQVMLEMNQMLTGMAGSGKMVLGSILGAMTAFDMGGPINKVATLFAQTQVNTQPWLMGGVGIAICTPPLGMALATFISPKKFKRDEREAGKAAGIMGMIGISEGAIPFAAADPARVLPAVVAGGIVGNVVGFMFHVVNHAPWGGWIVLPVVDGKIGYIIGTFAGALTTAFIVILLKKNVVEGETSSNQFAGGSVTEEGQADVLAITSCPSGVAHTFLAAKSLEKAAHHLGVRIKVETQGANGIGNRITPKDIERARLVIFAHDVAIKEVERFTNVKTLDVSTKEAMLNAQALIMRKV, encoded by the coding sequence ATGGATATCACCAACATTATCGAGCCCGAGATTATCTGTTTGGATTTACAAGCAGACTCAAAACAGGCGGTATTTGAAGAGCTTGTTGAACTGCTCGACCGTGCCGGTAAGCTCTCTAATAAACGTGAATTCCTTGATGATATCTGGAAGCGTGAAGCCATCGGTAATACAGGTTTTGACGATGGTATTGCGATTCCACACGCGAAAAGTACTGCCGTAGCTAAACCTGCTGTCGCTGTAGGTATCAGCAGGTCTGGTATCGATTATGGTGCAGACGGCGGCGAACTGTCGGACGTGTTCTTCATGCTCGCTTCACCAGACAACCACGACGACCACCATATCGAGGTACTAGCTCAGATTTCGACCAGACTTATCGAAGATGGCTTTGTTACAAAATTAAAGGCAGTGGAGTCCGTCGGGGAAGCTCAAGAGCTGTTTCTCGAAGCCAATTTTGAACCTTTCGATAGTTACGCCTCTAGCCATCATGAAGTGTATGTCGAGCCACTCAGCCCTTGGGCACAATCTCTTAATCGCCTTAAAGAACACTTGTTATACGGCACCTCACATATGATTCCTTTCGTGGTTGCAGGTGGTGTGCTTTTGTCTTTGTCGGTGATGATGTCTGGTCATGGCGCAGTACCTGAAAGTGGTGTGTTAGCAGACATCGCACAGATGGGCATCGCGGGCTTAACTCTGTTTACTGCGGTGCTCGGTGGCTACATCGCGTATTCAATGGCCGACAAACCGGGTTTAGCACCCGGCATGATTGGTTCTTGGGTCGCGGTCAATCAATACAATACCGGATTCCTCGGTGCGATTGTGGTCGGCTTCTTCGCGGGCTTTGTGGTTAATCTACTCAAGAAGATCAAGCTGCCAGACAGCATGATCTCGCTGAGCTCGATCTTCATCTATCCATTAGTCGGCACCTTCGTGACCTGTGGTGCGGTGATGTGGGTGATTGGCTCACCGATAGCTCAAGTGATGCTAGAGATGAACCAAATGCTGACTGGCATGGCAGGCTCAGGAAAAATGGTGCTCGGCAGTATTTTAGGTGCGATGACGGCTTTTGATATGGGCGGCCCAATCAACAAGGTTGCTACGTTGTTTGCTCAAACTCAAGTGAACACCCAGCCTTGGTTGATGGGAGGCGTCGGCATTGCGATTTGTACACCACCACTCGGCATGGCTCTCGCGACTTTTATATCGCCGAAGAAGTTTAAACGCGACGAACGCGAAGCCGGAAAAGCCGCAGGCATCATGGGAATGATCGGCATCAGTGAAGGTGCGATTCCATTTGCTGCCGCCGACCCTGCACGTGTACTGCCTGCTGTCGTGGCTGGTGGTATTGTCGGTAACGTAGTTGGCTTTATGTTCCATGTGGTAAATCATGCACCATGGGGTGGCTGGATTGTTTTGCCTGTGGTTGACGGAAAAATTGGCTACATCATTGGCACATTCGCAGGGGCGCTCACCACGGCTTTTATCGTGATACTGCTGAAAAAGAATGTGGTCGAAGGCGAGACGAGTTCCAACCAGTTTGCTGGTGGTTCGGTGACGGAAGAAGGGCAAGCTGATGTACTCGCAATCACTTCTTGTCCATCTGGTGTTGCCCACACTTTCCTAGCTGCCAAGTCTCTGGAAAAGGCGGCGCATCATCTTGGGGTTCGGATTAAAGTCGAAACACAAGGTGCTAACGGGATTGGTAATCGCATCACACCAAAAGACATTGAAAGGGCGAGGTTGGTGATTTTCGCTCACGATGTGGCGATTAAAGAAGTCGAGCGCTTTACGAACGTGAAAACGCTAGATGTCAGCACCAAAGAGGCGATGCTCAATGCGCAGGCGCTGATCATGAGAAAGGTGTAA
- a CDS encoding PTS fructose transporter subunit IIB: MRIVAVTACPTGIAHTYMAADALNKTAPKFNVSIKVETQGAMGIENLLTAQDITLADKVLIVSDIDIEQPSRFDPAKTLFIPMEEVLLSVDKVFIKHCRT, translated from the coding sequence ATGAGAATTGTAGCGGTAACTGCGTGCCCTACAGGCATTGCGCATACTTATATGGCAGCTGATGCTCTAAATAAAACAGCCCCTAAGTTCAACGTTTCAATCAAGGTTGAGACGCAAGGCGCTATGGGTATAGAAAACTTACTGACAGCCCAAGATATTACCCTCGCAGACAAAGTGTTGATCGTCTCTGATATCGACATTGAACAGCCAAGCCGCTTCGACCCAGCTAAAACCTTATTCATTCCAATGGAAGAAGTGTTGTTGAGTGTCGATAAAGTCTTTATTAAGCATTGTCGAACTTAA
- a CDS encoding methyl-accepting chemotaxis protein, with translation MKLTDMSFKQKIIALLILPILGFLWLSVSAISKGVETTSELSSLNQLTRLSVVYSELVHELQKERGMTAGFIGSQGTKFVSELRAQRASADNRRNLKTEYWQSAEIDLPQITRLNTEISQSLNQITSIRNRVDSQSIPLSEALGYYTKLNAKLLSVSALIAELSSDAAITTETIAYYNFLQGKERAGIERAVLNNTFSKNEFGPGMLVKFISLVTEQNTYFSNFEVLSNPANVRFFEQQLNDRSIAEVEKLRSLAESKMSGFDVDPVYWFSQSTARIVQLKKTENHLAESLIALTEKKMSQAQSAMMMSISLFALITLFATFVSFKAISDLTMRVKDLTVMLSKVRNDNDLTVRAKFVGNSELGLISSALNETLEKFSNVIDNLSQSSLTLASAAEETSQTCHYNSNTLVQQQDQIGLVATATEELSATVNEVAAKTQQTASSAKLVDEQSQEGLSTVQDSYHSIEKLASEINDLAEKITHLHESSNNINSVIDVIKSVAEQTNLLALNAAIEAARAGEQGRGFAVVADEVRTLAQRTQQSTAEIEGFISSLQSDVQTAFNVIDNSKKMSSKAVEDSKEVEHTLQGISASVSEIFSMTEQIATATEEQAVVTQDIAQNVMAVEQKSTESTTGATQIAATAKEQAQLAASLKDIASTFKS, from the coding sequence ATGAAATTAACCGATATGTCTTTTAAGCAAAAAATCATCGCTTTGCTTATTTTACCGATCTTAGGGTTTCTCTGGCTCAGTGTTTCTGCGATATCCAAAGGCGTAGAAACCACCAGTGAATTGTCTTCATTAAACCAACTTACCCGTTTGTCGGTTGTGTACAGTGAACTTGTGCATGAGTTACAAAAAGAGCGTGGAATGACGGCTGGGTTTATCGGCTCACAGGGCACTAAGTTTGTCAGTGAACTACGTGCACAAAGAGCCAGTGCAGATAATAGACGTAATCTGAAAACCGAATACTGGCAATCTGCTGAAATCGATTTACCGCAGATCACTCGGCTGAACACTGAAATAAGCCAAAGCCTAAATCAAATTACTTCTATTCGAAATCGAGTCGATTCTCAATCGATTCCTCTGTCTGAAGCTTTGGGTTACTACACCAAACTCAATGCAAAACTGCTGAGCGTATCGGCGTTAATTGCTGAGCTTAGCTCTGATGCTGCCATCACCACTGAAACCATCGCTTACTACAACTTTTTACAAGGTAAAGAGCGAGCAGGTATCGAGCGTGCTGTCCTAAATAATACCTTCTCTAAAAATGAATTTGGCCCAGGCATGTTGGTTAAATTCATCTCTTTGGTGACAGAGCAAAATACCTACTTTTCGAATTTTGAAGTGTTGAGCAACCCAGCGAACGTTCGTTTCTTTGAGCAACAATTAAACGATCGCTCTATAGCAGAAGTAGAAAAACTTCGTAGTTTGGCTGAATCTAAGATGAGTGGCTTTGATGTCGACCCTGTGTACTGGTTCTCTCAATCTACCGCTCGTATTGTTCAGCTAAAGAAAACAGAAAACCACCTTGCTGAGTCACTGATTGCATTGACTGAGAAAAAGATGTCACAGGCGCAGTCTGCGATGATGATGAGTATTAGTCTATTTGCTTTGATTACGTTATTTGCGACTTTTGTGAGCTTTAAAGCGATCAGCGACCTAACGATGAGAGTAAAAGACCTTACAGTGATGTTGTCTAAGGTTCGTAATGACAACGACTTAACAGTTCGCGCTAAGTTCGTTGGCAACAGTGAGCTTGGACTGATCTCTTCGGCACTCAACGAAACCTTAGAGAAGTTTTCGAATGTCATCGATAACTTGTCTCAATCGAGTTTGACCTTGGCTTCTGCCGCTGAAGAAACCTCACAAACCTGTCACTACAATTCGAACACGCTAGTGCAACAACAAGACCAAATTGGCTTGGTTGCAACGGCGACAGAAGAGCTATCGGCTACGGTAAATGAGGTGGCGGCTAAAACTCAGCAGACAGCAAGTTCCGCTAAACTGGTCGATGAGCAGTCTCAAGAAGGTTTGAGCACAGTCCAAGACTCTTACCACTCGATCGAGAAACTGGCATCTGAAATTAATGATCTAGCTGAAAAGATCACGCACCTACACGAAAGCAGCAACAACATTAACAGTGTGATTGATGTGATTAAGTCGGTAGCAGAACAAACCAACTTACTTGCGTTGAACGCGGCAATTGAAGCGGCTCGTGCGGGTGAGCAAGGCCGTGGTTTCGCCGTCGTCGCCGATGAAGTTCGCACGCTAGCACAGCGTACTCAGCAATCGACAGCTGAAATTGAAGGTTTCATCAGCTCGCTACAGTCTGATGTGCAAACCGCGTTTAATGTGATTGATAACAGCAAGAAGATGTCGTCTAAAGCGGTTGAGGATTCAAAAGAGGTGGAGCACACCTTACAAGGTATCTCAGCATCGGTAAGCGAGATCTTTAGCATGACTGAGCAGATCGCAACCGCAACCGAAGAGCAAGCGGTAGTGACTCAAGACATCGCTCAGAACGTGATGGCAGTAGAGCAGAAGTCGACAGAATCTACGACAGGTGCAACGCAAATAGCTGCAACAGCCAAAGAACAAGCTCAGTTAGCAGCTTCATTGAAAGATATTGCGAGTACGTTTAAGAGCTAA